A segment of the Triticum urartu cultivar G1812 chromosome 1, Tu2.1, whole genome shotgun sequence genome:
GAATAGGAAGAATCTTTTGTCCCAGTCACATGAGCAAAGCTGCTTTGCGTGTAACAGGCAAGCATACTTCTCTGGGCAGCATGGACAGCCAGAAGCAGAAAGATGCAAATCATAGTAGCAAAAAGCACACTCCCTATCAGTGGAATCAAACTCAGCATCCATTTTCCTAGATTGAGATGGAGAACATAGATTTTGTCTTTGCGCCAACTCCGTCTCAATTCGTGCCTAGACAGAGAAGTTGTAAAAATATAAGATTCCATTGAGTTTAACAAATTATAAATTATTATTGTCACTGTCATTTACCTTAAGTGATTTGCATATAGTGCTATCAGGTCCACATACACTTTTCCATCTCAAATTATCAGCAGTATTCCTCTTGAGGAATAGGATATCCCACTGAGCTCTGATTGCTTCTCTTGCAGCCCCCAACAACAGCTTATCATGGGAAACAGTTATTTTCCGAGATTGTTCACGATAAAGCTCTACAGCATTCTGTCCAACTGGCAACCAATCAATAGGTGCCACATTAACAGCTTCTGCACAATTGAAGCCACAATTGAACCCAGCATGGTACGCTCTCGGGAATGTCAGGACAAATTCGCCCTCACGCTGAACACAACGATATGCTTGAACTCCTTCAGATTTTAGCAGCGATGGTGAAAATTGAGTAACCTGCATGAGAAGTTGCAATTGTCACTAAAAGATCACATTACAAAAAGCAAAGGATACCTAGGACTAGGAGGGACTAGGTACCGGACTTTAAAGTAGTGAGGGTTCTAACACGAGGTGGCTAGACAACTATGTGTGGTGCTGCCTAAGCCCCTAGATGACTTCTCAAGAAACTACCTTACATACATGTTCTGTTAATGTGTTACCATGTTTTAGTGTTTTACAGAAGGAACAAATGGAAAGCTGAAAGTAGTGAGGGTTCTGACATGAGCTGGCTAGCCACCTATCTGTGGTGCTGCCTAGCCCCTAGATGACTTCTTAAGAAACAACCTTACATGCATGTTCTGCTAATGCGTTAGCATGTTTAGTGTTTTACACGAGGAACAAATGGAAGGCAGAAAGATTCCAGAGAAGCAATGCAAAAATTCCCCGATATAGGTAGTGATAGCAACTTTGAAACATAGTCAGAAAAGGATGGATAAAATACGGATCATAGAGCTTCTTGTACATCACGAAAAAATATTAAACTAATAATTGCCAGTCAAGAGAAAACACTCACCAGGTTGTGAAGCAAATCAGGTTGCTCCTCAAACAAGTCAGGTAGATGCTTCCTCATTGCAGACTCCAGATTCACAGCATCCTTTCCTGGAACTCCATACCACATCTTTGGGGCACCCCAATGCAAGTAGTTTAGCGAGTATAAATGATGATCTTCGACATGCTGTTTTAAACACAACATTGCAGAGTAATCTCAGGGTATGATCATATAGAACCAGCAGTGTAAACAACAAGCACAACTAGAACACGGTGATGAATTCATGATAGGCAAGCAACATCACAAGCTTCTTACCCAGCAGAATGATGAAAAGCACATGCCAACATACACCCAAGGCACCAGAACACCAGAGATGTCACCACCCTCAAAAGAAAGAACTGAGCCTTGTAGTCGAGGCAAGTTGTTTAGATTCCAGCCAGATTGTGCATACTTATCCTCAACATCTGATTTTGTCTCAGGAGGTAACTTTGGAAAGCCACTGCCAAAAGACCCTGTCTCCAAATCAGCGCCGTAGATCACCTACACGAAAATACACCTTCCAATAAGTTAAGAAGCAAAATGCAGGGCAAATAGCTCTAAGAACACTTGAGCACTTACAGCGGCTGAAAAGCAAGTGATGCGACTATGTAAGACTACATGTAATGATGCAAACCATGAACCATATACAGCACCACAACACACAACTTAAGTTGGAACTCTGAATAGCAATAATCCATGACACATATATCACACACTTATGATTTACAGCATGCAAATTTTCTGAAGTTCGAGTTGAGCAATGAACTGAAAAGAGCATATGTGTGCTTTGGTAAACAAAATCCAATACCTCTATCTCTTCTGTGGGACTTTCAACTATACGCCAATACTCGCCTTCAATATCTTCCACTGATGGTGGTGAATTCGTAGATGCATCTTTCTTAAAATACTGCTCGCTGAAGTAATCTGCATACTTCTGAAATTTCTGCAATGTGAGCTCAGGTCCAGGTTCAAATCCAAATCTCTTACTGTTTTCTTCTGGCTCTGAAAGCTTTCTCCGCTTCTTCATCATTCCACCTCTTGTGCTCTTTTTGGATGATGTACGGTTTTGAAGCTTGtcaaccttttgtacccgtgtAGAAAATGTTGAGTTTTCCCACGTTCTCTTCTCTTTAAGAAGGCACGGCGGCTTCCACGAAGGTGGTGGAACAATACGGCAAATCCCATATGGTTCTGCTGTTGGCCGTATGCTCTCGATATATTTAAGGGTATCTTTGAATTCCTGATACACCAGAGGATATATCATAAGAATGGAGtatataaaaataaaaatttAGCAAAGCAACagtactagataaagcatgataCAGCAGTTAGCAACAAGATGTAAAGTACCTCCTCGGTAGGATGAAAGACAGGAGCCTCATCAAGAACAGGTCTCCGTGCACCAGCTGGATTCCAACTTGCAACAACCTGCATAATGTGATATCACATAAGCCACAATTTCATAAAAGTAAGACAGGAATTTGGCAATGAATATGAACCTTTTGACAGTCACTGCATGCCGCACATCCTCGAAAAACTCCTTTGGGTAACTGCTGTCTGCGTCTCACTAAACTTGTAGCCGCCTGCCAAAAGAATATTTCAATATTGTGAGAACGCATTAAAATCACACAGTAAACTTCAGTTGATCGGGGAACAAGAGTTTTAAATAAAACATTAGCAAGTGCAACCTTTTCTACTACTTCGACATCGGAATCTTCGTCTGACATATTGTCAAAGCGGCTGTAGTCTACTGGAGGCCTGTTCCGCAGCGACTGCCTACACGTATGGCTCCCGGAAGTACTGCAGTGTGTGTCGTTTCGGCTCTGAGCTGAATGGGGCTGGCCTTCCAGGGATTCAACATGTTTCTTGTCATTCTGAAATACTTGAGCAGGACTAGGATGAGCATCAGCAGGTTTGGCATCCTTCTGGGTTCCTTGCAATGCATATGCAGCAAACGGCCCAAATCCAGGTGGCGGTCCAAATCCAGGCGGGACTGAGGGTTCAGGATCGTCGCCGAGTGAGGTAGTTATGCACTCTGTTCCCATCATCACTGCATCAAAAGAAATACACTCGAATCAGGACATATGTTATCTCAGAAGGATCACAAATGTTTAAGCTGACCATACAAACAATGCCCACCAAGAACAAACCAAGGCAATAACCACACAGGAACTTCGCAGCTTTTAAAATAACAAAATCAGGGCGATGCACATATATACGCTTGCATCAAGTTGCTGTTGAGCGAGAAGCCCAGTCAAGCTCAAGTGTTGAACCAACCACACCATCATGAAAAATCCATTACTCATATCCAACAATAAGCCATCAGAGAGCTGCAGCTGCTGGCCACAACCAGCATTGCCGACGAGCAGAGAAACACAGGGCTGTTAACCCAGATCGGCCGCCGCAACAGACACGCAACATAGACCATAGCGACCCCATAATAGCAACAACTAAAACTCAATCTGTGGCTACTGATGGCTAcccacagagagagagagagagagagagagagagagagagagagagatcctaATGCGTATTGCAAGCATACAACAATCGAAACAATCAACAGTTTATGCAGATTTATTTTCCAGAAAGCAACAGAAACCGGGTTAGTGTCTGGACGAGGGATGGGATCTGCCATCTGCCTCTCCAATTCCAACAGAAACAATATATAAACATGAAGCAAAAGCTAAAGCAGCTTGGAATCGAACAAACCCTAGGGAATCACCCAGATGGAGCAGCGGCCAGTGCGGGCTGGATGGTTAGCCCGTACCTGCCCGATTCGTCCGGAAGGGCCCCGATCCACCCCCCTTCAATCCAGATCGGGGAAGTGACTGGCCGGCCCGATTCGCCGAGAGACTCCGGCCGCGGGGGGCCGCCGGCCGGCGTGGTGGGCGGCGCGGCGCGCGGTGGAGGCCGGGCGGGGCggggacaggggggaggggggaTGAGGTGAGGTGGGTAGTTGACAGGTGAGGGGGCGGTTCTCCCTGCCTTACCTCAACTCTGTCCGGAAAAAGATAATACGTGGGTATATAGTTgggcaccaccaccaccatggaAACTGGAGCGAGCTCCAAGAAATTTCCATGGCGGATTCTAGTCTAGCAACAAATCTACGCACAGTACATGCCAGATCTACTGCAGAGGACCCCTAATCCAGGCAGGGGAAAATAATAACCgtaaataataataaataaaatatGTACAAAAGCAAGGAAGGAAGATCCATCCCCCAATCCACCCAAGAAACTAAAATCAAGCAGGGCAAGGAGGGGGTGGGTCGATTTACCTACCAGGCTACCACCAGCTCGTTCTTGCTGTCTGTCAGGCCGGGTTCAGTGCTCGTTCATGGAGGTTCTTAGGTTCTCGGCTGGCACCAGAACCGGATCGATGAGGACGATGATGCCGAGTCCGGGGAGGAAAGGGAAGGAAACCCCGGAGCAGAGCAGGGTAGTTGTAATCAATTAccagttgttgttgttgttgttgttagtTTTGTTGTGTTCTTTGCTTCGGTTTGGTTTGCTTTCCCTTCCCCAGCCACAAATCCTTTTGCTTGCTTGCTTGTTGTATGCTTGTTCCTCCGGGAGATAGGCAGAGAGGGGTCATTTATGGCAGCAACCAGCACATGTACAGAGAGGGGCTAtcctctcctcccctcctccttggtgGATTCCACCCACACAGCCCACAGGAAAGCCCACAGAAACCGAGACAAGTAGGCTTAGGCATTGTTCTTAAAAAAAAAGTAGGGTTGGGCATGTGTTGTGGTTGAGACTAGAACTCGACATGGATTGCCCGGCCCATTAACCTGGATTAGGTCGGTTTTGACATTTGGGCTGGGCTTATGTCTCATTTTTTAGTTGAAAAGGTAGTTTCGGTCGAGCTAGGGCTTCTCTTTTTCATGATTTTCGGCTGAGCTTACATGTGGAGGAACTGAATAGTGTCGTTTCAGCCGGCCTTTCTGGCTTCGGGCTTGTGTTTGGGCCAGGCTCGGTCTTGAAAAAGGAGTTACTTTTGGGCTTGGGCCGAGATCAGGCTTGGGTTTGAATGTCGGTCTTTTGCAAGTCCGGCCCAATACCCGGTCGGACCAATGACCAAGTTTAATTGTGACTACAATTGTAATTTGAGTTAATCGCGCAAAACCATGCATTCTTGGGCTGGGGTTTTCACATAACCACATGTTTTTGAAATAAATTCACAAAATCTAGGGTTCTTGCCTAGTTTCTCAGAGAGAACTCAAATCAACCGTTGTGTTTGCCACACGGCTAAGGCCCTATTTGGTTCAGCTTTTATCGACGGATTCCGCTGCCGCGCAGCAGAATCTAAACCAAAGGACGAACCCAGCAGAATCCGATTCCAGAAATCCGCTGccaaaatctgaaccaaaagcggaagcagcCCAGGACGTGCTTTCCAAAATCTGATTCCGTTGTGGGCCAAAATCTGAAAAAGCTGTATCAGCTGGTTTGCCAAATGACCTACATCTTTTTCACATCAGATTTTCCACAGTGTTTTTCCATAGCAGATTTTTCACAGCTGCTTTTAGAAATCCACAgccgaaccaaacagggcctaaaTCAACGTGGTCAGTTCACTGCCACATCGATTTCCTTCTCCTCGCTCCTCCTATATCTCTTCCTTCTTCATGTAGACAATGTCGTCTAGGTATAATTGCTAACGGTTGGGCTTCTGTCATTCTGACTAGCTTCCCATAATGCTCCCTAGATTCTTCGTTGTCCTCCTTGCCTTTCTTCACTGGCACAAGTAGGGTTGGGCATGTGTTGTAATTGAGACTAGAAGTCTGGCATGGATAGCCCGGCCCCATTGACCTGGACTGGGCTAGGTCGGGCTTGACATTTGGGTTGGGCTTATATCTCATTTTCAACTTGAAAAGGGTAGTTTGGGTCGGGCTTGGGCTTCTCTTTTTCATGATTTTGGGTCGGGCTTACATGTGGAGGCATAAAAAATCAAAAAATCATGGGCTTTTGACAAATTTTTCAGAGAGAGCTAGAACCAATGGTGTTGTTGGTCTTAACTACGAAGCTGGCATCTTGGACCCACTTTGCCACTTGGGGCAGGTCAACGTGGTCAATTGACCGCCGCATGGCCTACACCAGtttcttctccttcctcctcaTATATCTTACAATGTCATCAAGGTACACCAGCCGACGCTTGGCGTCCAACGTCAGGAAGCGAATACAGTCAATAGCTAACATCGACTTCATCTCCCAGTTCGGCAAGACATAGCAATCTTGGGGGTTGTATGTCGGGTTCAGGGCTCCGCAGACCCAAGAAAGATTCGAACTTTGGGGTGCGTGTGAAGAACTCAATCTCCCCAGCCTACCAACTCGACGCTCCCATAGCCTAACTCGATGAACGGGAAAGGAAAGGGACActgcagtttacccaggttcgggacacCTCGCGGTGTAATACTCTACTTCTGCTTTGGGATGGATTGGCCTCGcggtgggctgaggatgaactagtatagaGGAAGAACTACCTCAGGAGTTCTGTTCTTGTGTTGGTGTGAGCTGGTGGGGGTTCGGATCTCCTCCCCTtctatggtggctaacctgtatTTTATAGTGGCCTTGATCCTCTTCCCCCAAAATGAAGGCGgaaagggatcccacaacggccaagtttgGAGGGAGACAaatagtacatcttatcctgacgaaaggtggtcttcgcctgcaaagcttctggtcaTGATGTCGtggtgggctcggtgatgacctccgtcctggcggtcttggtcttttAGCACGGGAATGGAAAACGTTGGCTggttcctcgggactccgcgcctgcgcttgcctccttagcaccaaagaggaaacctgTTGTACTGCGCCCGTCTGGCCTTGGGCGTCATGACTTGCGTCACCTTAAGCTCATGAGGTGATCACCTGCATAggaatctccgctcctcaggagcagGCCTAGGGAGGCCGCTCCCTCTGGTGGTCTTGGCGTCGTCCCCCTCGCGAGGCTTGCCCCCCTGTGAGGGTCTTGCTTTGTCGatgctgaagatgggccgtaccaggctgtcgatggagccacgtcatgggccgcaggcaggcaagtctgggtgccctggttcccagaacgccaacgtTATAGGTGACGTCGAGGGACACGAGGAGCATCACCTTGGATATGCCTGCTCATCGAAGAGAGTGGCGTACTACCACCAACAATCTCACGTCATGGAAAGACGACAAGGATTCAATGGGGCAACTTGAGGAAGAGGCGGGCTTGTGTTGAGTGGCATCGACGAATAATATTGATGGACAGAGCTAAGCTTGTCTACAACCATATTTGATGTGCAAAGAAGCGGATCAAAGTAATAGCCAAAGTCGTTTGAAAATTCATAACAAATTTATATGAACTCAAGAAAATGCAAATAACATACGAGAATGTTCAAAAAACATCACCCATATATGCTTCTCATTTTTATTCATGGAAAAATTATTGTGTAGGTTCTTTATGTTTAATAATGTTAATATAATTAATAACCTCGGGTAGTTTGACCAATATTTTTTCCTGAGTGCAAATGACATGCATATAAGGGTAATGTTTTTCTTTTTTGCGGAAATGGTAATGTTCCTCTAAATAatttgatatcttatttgcatttttatCAGTTTATATGGATTTGCTATGAATTTTCAACGCATTGGTTAAACGGTTAAAGGGCACTTTTCATAAATTAgtcaatgtttattaattttgaCTTAAGACAAAGGTAATATggagagtaaataaaaacggtgGGTACATCATTTATAGCTATGACTGATACTGGACCCACTCGCCTGCACATTAATTATTCATTTTTTAGCA
Coding sequences within it:
- the LOC125531805 gene encoding lysine-specific demethylase JMJ703-like isoform X1 gives rise to the protein MVVVVPNYIPTYYLFPDRVEVRQGEPPPHLSTTHLTSSPLPPVPAPPGLHRAPRRPPRRPAAPRGRSLSANRAGQSLPRSGLKGGGSGPFRTNRAVMMGTECITTSLGDDPEPSVPPGFGPPPGFGPFAAYALQGTQKDAKPADAHPSPAQVFQNDKKHVESLEGQPHSAQSRNDTHCSTSGSHTCRQSLRNRPPVDYSRFDNMSDEDSDVEVVEKAATSLVRRRQQLPKGVFRGCAACSDCQKVVASWNPAGARRPVLDEAPVFHPTEEEFKDTLKYIESIRPTAEPYGICRIVPPPSWKPPCLLKEKRTWENSTFSTRVQKVDKLQNRTSSKKSTRGGMMKKRRKLSEPEENSKRFGFEPGPELTLQKFQKYADYFSEQYFKKDASTNSPPSVEDIEGEYWRIVESPTEEIEVIYGADLETGSFGSGFPKLPPETKSDVEDKYAQSGWNLNNLPRLQGSVLSFEGGDISGVLVPWVYVGMCFSSFCWHVEDHHLYSLNYLHWGAPKMWYGVPGKDAVNLESAMRKHLPDLFEEQPDLLHNLVTQFSPSLLKSEGVQAYRCVQREGEFVLTFPRAYHAGFNCGFNCAEAVNVAPIDWLPVGQNAVELYREQSRKITVSHDKLLLGAAREAIRAQWDILFLKRNTADNLRWKSVCGPDSTICKSLKARIETELAQRQNLCSPSQSRKMDAEFDSTDRECAFCYYDLHLSASGCPCCPEKYACLLHAKQLCSCDWDKRFFLFRYDVNELNILADALGGKLSAVHRWGVSDLGLSLSSCVKREKVQDSKTVRRATDGPRRSYMSQASTVSLVPSLVCNEQKDKGNKMPSLASPEASNACPSVEQMKLGNVSPSKQSSMKDEPSCPTNNDTNRLQYNGGLGDQKSSAPVLPVSSSQSFSSNVVTRPFNTSSESTKSVHGLAVLKASRESSLQAGEYRSSFVEHHNRSPTMIHDGTNMKPSLDSSNTSHRLIASDSNATLCHSDRDHALITPETNATIMLEKGNSQLRTVSSQQFNQNVSRTPSVSQEASSSVFVPIDPSSVQNPHGRFPSASAHHGNLTFNQQPNNGWFQRKPESQSAVEVRARGHPSVAAQHAHPSVAAQHAHPSVSPQHAHPSVSPQHAHPSAVAQHAHPSAIAHPALEMHTRNGGPQRGPRIANVVHRFKCSVEPLEIGTVLSGRMWSSGQAIFPKGFRSRVKYWSIVDPIQMAYYFSEILDAGLQGPLFMVTVENCPGEVFINESPTKCWNMVRERLNMEIRRQLSMGRPNVPTLQPPGSIDGLEMFGLLSPEIVRAIEARDRDRICTEYWRYRPHAATSNQHTLPQNPPSIVLRGLFQRASPDELRALRSLLASNTNLDDRSRQQATHMLDEEIAKQWR
- the LOC125531805 gene encoding lysine-specific demethylase JMJ703-like isoform X2, which translates into the protein MMGTECITTSLGDDPEPSVPPGFGPPPGFGPFAAYALQGTQKDAKPADAHPSPAQVFQNDKKHVESLEGQPHSAQSRNDTHCSTSGSHTCRQSLRNRPPVDYSRFDNMSDEDSDVEVVEKAATSLVRRRQQLPKGVFRGCAACSDCQKVVASWNPAGARRPVLDEAPVFHPTEEEFKDTLKYIESIRPTAEPYGICRIVPPPSWKPPCLLKEKRTWENSTFSTRVQKVDKLQNRTSSKKSTRGGMMKKRRKLSEPEENSKRFGFEPGPELTLQKFQKYADYFSEQYFKKDASTNSPPSVEDIEGEYWRIVESPTEEIEVIYGADLETGSFGSGFPKLPPETKSDVEDKYAQSGWNLNNLPRLQGSVLSFEGGDISGVLVPWVYVGMCFSSFCWHVEDHHLYSLNYLHWGAPKMWYGVPGKDAVNLESAMRKHLPDLFEEQPDLLHNLVTQFSPSLLKSEGVQAYRCVQREGEFVLTFPRAYHAGFNCGFNCAEAVNVAPIDWLPVGQNAVELYREQSRKITVSHDKLLLGAAREAIRAQWDILFLKRNTADNLRWKSVCGPDSTICKSLKARIETELAQRQNLCSPSQSRKMDAEFDSTDRECAFCYYDLHLSASGCPCCPEKYACLLHAKQLCSCDWDKRFFLFRYDVNELNILADALGGKLSAVHRWGVSDLGLSLSSCVKREKVQDSKTVRRATDGPRRSYMSQASTVSLVPSLVCNEQKDKGNKMPSLASPEASNACPSVEQMKLGNVSPSKQSSMKDEPSCPTNNDTNRLQYNGGLGDQKSSAPVLPVSSSQSFSSNVVTRPFNTSSESTKSVHGLAVLKASRESSLQAGEYRSSFVEHHNRSPTMIHDGTNMKPSLDSSNTSHRLIASDSNATLCHSDRDHALITPETNATIMLEKGNSQLRTVSSQQFNQNVSRTPSVSQEASSSVFVPIDPSSVQNPHGRFPSASAHHGNLTFNQQPNNGWFQRKPESQSAVEVRARGHPSVAAQHAHPSVAAQHAHPSVSPQHAHPSVSPQHAHPSAVAQHAHPSAIAHPALEMHTRNGGPQRGPRIANVVHRFKCSVEPLEIGTVLSGRMWSSGQAIFPKGFRSRVKYWSIVDPIQMAYYFSEILDAGLQGPLFMVTVENCPGEVFINESPTKCWNMVRERLNMEIRRQLSMGRPNVPTLQPPGSIDGLEMFGLLSPEIVRAIEARDRDRICTEYWRYRPHAATSNQHTLPQNPPSIVLRGLFQRASPDELRALRSLLASNTNLDDRSRQQATHMLDEEIAKQWR
- the LOC125531805 gene encoding lysine-specific demethylase JMJ703-like isoform X3; the encoded protein is MEISWSSLQFPWWWWCPTIYPLMMGTECITTSLGDDPEPSVPPGFGPPPGFGPFAAYALQGTQKDAKPADAHPSPAQVFQNDKKHVESLEGQPHSAQSRNDTHCSTSGSHTCRQSLRNRPPVDYSRFDNMSDEDSDVEVVEKAATSLVRRRQQLPKGVFRGCAACSDCQKVVASWNPAGARRPVLDEAPVFHPTEEEFKDTLKYIESIRPTAEPYGICRIVPPPSWKPPCLLKEKRTWENSTFSTRVQKVDKLQNRTSSKKSTRGGMMKKRRKLSEPEENSKRFGFEPGPELTLQKFQKYADYFSEQYFKKDASTNSPPSVEDIEGEYWRIVESPTEEIEVIYGADLETGSFGSGFPKLPPETKSDVEDKYAQSGWNLNNLPRLQGSVLSFEGGDISGVLVPWVYVGMCFSSFCWHVEDHHLYSLNYLHWGAPKMWYGVPGKDAVNLESAMRKHLPDLFEEQPDLLHNLVTQFSPSLLKSEGVQAYRCVQREGEFVLTFPRAYHAGFNCGFNCAEAVNVAPIDWLPVGQNAVELYREQSRKITVSHDKLLLGAAREAIRAQWDILFLKRNTADNLRWKSVCGPDSTICKSLKARIETELAQRQNLCSPSQSRKMDAEFDSTDRECAFCYYDLHLSASGCPCCPEKYACLLHAKQLCSCDWDKRFFLFRYDVNELNILADALGGKLSAVHRWGVSDLGLSLSSCVKREKVQDSKTVRRATDGPRRSYMSQASTVSLVPSLVCNEQKDKGNKMPSLASPEASNACPSVEQMKLGNVSPSKQSSMKDEPSCPTNNDTNRLQYNGGLGDQKSSAPVLPVSSSQSFSSNVVTRPFNTSSESTKSVHGLAVLKASRESSLQAGEYRSSFVEHHNRSPTMIHDGTNMKPSLDSSNTSHRLIASDSNATLCHSDRDHALITPETNATIMLEKGNSQLRTVSSQQFNQNVSRTPSVSQEASSSVFVPIDPSSVQNPHGRFPSASAHHGNLTFNQQPNNGWFQRKPESQSAVEVRARGHPSVAAQHAHPSVAAQHAHPSVSPQHAHPSVSPQHAHPSAVAQHAHPSAIAHPALEMHTRNGGPQRGPRIANVVHRFKCSVEPLEIGTVLSGRMWSSGQAIFPKGFRSRVKYWSIVDPIQMAYYFSEILDAGLQGPLFMVTVENCPGEVFINESPTKCWNMVRERLNMEIRRQLSMGRPNVPTLQPPGSIDGLEMFGLLSPEIVRAIEARDRDRICTEYWRYRPHAATSNQHTLPQNPPSIVLRGLFQRASPDELRALRSLLASNTNLDDRSRQQATHMLDEEIAKQWR